A DNA window from Desulfobacterales bacterium contains the following coding sequences:
- a CDS encoding zinc-ribbon domain-containing protein, which produces MIVTCNECESSFNVDDSLVKDTGSKVRCSKCSSVFVVYPEAAAPELDQASEDLSLEMDDELPDLDDMMDFDDDDLSLDSVEDDDSDVMGLDSDDDLLVEIEEPELGAVEAGDDDLPDLDMDLEDLGEAAEADAIAADSSLDSTDDALALGADDGGDELDLSDLEDLVGADDDIELEDLTSEAAVEADPDLDLGLEPDEAEPVATDDDIELEDLTSEAAVEADPDLDLGLEPDEAEPVA; this is translated from the coding sequence ATGATTGTTACCTGTAATGAATGTGAATCGAGTTTCAACGTTGACGACAGTCTTGTGAAGGATACCGGCTCCAAAGTCCGTTGTTCCAAATGCAGCAGCGTATTCGTCGTTTATCCGGAAGCCGCTGCGCCTGAATTGGATCAAGCGTCAGAAGATCTGTCTCTTGAGATGGATGATGAATTGCCTGATCTTGATGATATGATGGACTTTGACGACGATGATTTGTCGCTGGATTCAGTTGAAGACGATGATTCAGATGTTATGGGTTTGGACTCGGATGACGATCTCCTCGTTGAGATAGAAGAACCTGAGCTGGGCGCGGTTGAAGCGGGCGATGACGATCTGCCGGACCTGGATATGGATTTAGAAGATTTGGGCGAGGCTGCGGAAGCTGATGCCATTGCGGCAGATTCAAGTCTTGATTCGACCGATGATGCATTAGCGTTGGGTGCTGATGATGGCGGCGATGAGCTCGATCTATCGGATCTTGAAGACTTGGTAGGTGCCGATGATGATATTGAATTGGAGGATCTAACGTCTGAAGCAGCAGTGGAAGCCGACCCGGACCTGGATTTGGGACTTGAACCTGATGAAGCTGAACCTGTCGCCACCGATGATGATATTGAATTGGAGGATCTAACGTCTGAAGCAGCAGTGGAAGCCGACCCGGACCTGGATTTGGGACTTGAACCTGATGAAGCTGAACCTGTCGCC